A window of the Schistocerca nitens isolate TAMUIC-IGC-003100 chromosome 5, iqSchNite1.1, whole genome shotgun sequence genome harbors these coding sequences:
- the LOC126260732 gene encoding cysteine-rich PDZ-binding protein — MVCEKCEKKLGRVVTPDPWKSGARNTVESGGRKVGENKAISGNKSRFNPYTAKFVSCRICRQTVHQVGSHYCQACAYKKAICAMCGKKLLDTKNYKQSSA, encoded by the coding sequence ATGGTTTGCGAAAAGTGTGAAAAAAAGCTCGGACGTGTTGTGACACCAGATCCATGGAAATCAGGAGCGAGAAATACTGTTGAAAGTGGTGGTCGCAAAGTTGGTGAGAATAAAGCAATTAGTGGTAATAAGTCAAGATTTAATCCATATACTGCTAAGTTTGTGTCTTGCAGAATATGTCGACAAACTGTGCATCAAGTAGGGTCACACTACTGCCAGGCATGCGCTTACAAGAAAGCAATTTGTGCCATGTGTGGCAAAAAACTGCTTGACACAAAGAATTATAAACAGTCGTCAGCATAA